From a single Candidatus Bathyarchaeota archaeon genomic region:
- a CDS encoding helix-turn-helix transcriptional regulator, whose protein sequence is MRLVISGLCPREDPTKYAEELKELANAVVNVDEAESLCRTLRALADTNRIRILKLLEVREMCVCEIMIALGLTQPTASHHLGILENAGLIKGRKEGKWVFYKIAKPGLMRIMQELEKLGTEE, encoded by the coding sequence ATGCGGCTGGTGATTTCTGGACTTTGCCCTCGCGAGGACCCAACAAAATATGCGGAAGAACTAAAAGAGTTAGCCAACGCTGTTGTAAACGTTGACGAAGCTGAAAGTCTGTGCAGGACTTTAAGGGCGTTAGCAGACACAAACAGGATAAGAATTCTGAAACTGTTAGAGGTTAGGGAAATGTGCGTCTGCGAGATCATGATCGCTCTTGGATTGACTCAGCCAACTGCCTCGCATCACCTTGGTATACTGGAAAATGCCGGACTTATAAAGGGACGAAAAGAAGGTAAATGGGTCTTCTATAAAATTGCGAAGCCGGGATTGATGCGGATCATGCAAGAATTAGAAAAATTGGGAACGGAGGAGTAA